A window from Balaenoptera musculus isolate JJ_BM4_2016_0621 chromosome 8, mBalMus1.pri.v3, whole genome shotgun sequence encodes these proteins:
- the LOC118899646 gene encoding PC4 and SFRS1-interacting protein-like, which yields MTRDFKPGDLIFAKMKGYPHWPARVDEVPDGAVKPPTNKLPIFFFGTHETAFLGPKDIFPYSENKEKYGKPNKRKGFNEGLWEIDNNPKVKFSSQQASTKQSNASSDVEVEEKETSVSKEDTDHEEKASNEDVTKAVDITTSKAARRGRKRKAEKQVETEEAGVVTTATAPVNLKVSPKRGRPAATEVKIPKPRGRPKMVKQPCPSESDMVTEEDKSKKKGQEEKPPKKQLKKDEEGQKEEDKPRKEPDEKEGKKEVESKRKNLAKTGLTSTSDSEEEGDDQEGEKKRKGGRNFQTAHRRNMLKGQHEKEAADRKCKQEEQMETEHQTTCNLQ from the coding sequence ATGACTCGCGATTTCAAACCTGGGGACCTCATCTTCGCCAAGATGAAAGGTTATCCTCATTGGCCAGCTCGAGTAGATGAAGTTCCTGATGGAGCTGTAAAACCACCCACAAACAAActacccattttcttttttggaactcATGAGACTGCTTTTTTAGGCCCAAAGGACATATTTCCTTactcagaaaataaggaaaagtacGGCAAACCAAATAAACGAAAAGGCTTTAATGAAGGTTTATGGGAGATAGATAACAATCCAAAAGTGAAATTTTCAAGTCAACAGGCATCAACTAAACAATCAAATGCGTCATCTGATGTTGaagttgaagaaaaagaaactagtgTTTCAAAGGAAGATACTGACCATGAAGAAAAAGCCAGCAACGAGGATGTGACTAAAGCAGTTGACATAACCACTTCAAAAGCTgccagaagagggagaaagagaaaggcagaaaaacaagTAGAAACCGAGGAGGCAGGAGTAGTGACTACAGCAACAGCACCTGTTAATCTAAAAGTGAGTCCTAAAAGAGGACGACCTGCAGCTACAGAAGTCAAGATTCCAAAACCAAGAGGCAGACCCAAAATGGTAAAACAGCCCTGTCCTTCGGAGAGTGACATGGTAACTGAAGAAgacaaaagtaagaaaaaagggCAAGAGGAAAAACCACCTAAAAAGCAGCTTAAAAAGGATGAAGAGGgccagaaggaagaagataagCCAAGAAAAGAGCCAGatgaaaaagaggggaaaaaagaagttgaatcaaaaaggaaaaatttagcTAAAACAGGGCTTACATCAACCTCTGATTctgaagaggaaggagatgatcaagaaggtgaaaagaagagaaaaggtggAAGAAACTTTCAGACTGCTCATAGAAGGAATATGCTGAAAGGCCAACATGAGAAAGAAGCAGCAGATAGAAAATGCAAGCAAGAGGAACAAATGGAAACTGAGCACCAAACAACATGTAAtctacagtaa